A single window of uncultured Tolumonas sp. DNA harbors:
- the ispB gene encoding octaprenyl diphosphate synthase, with protein sequence MDQQVIRTLADDDMQAVNQLIYQRLQSDVALVNQLAYYIISGGGKRVRPLLAVLAARAINYQGDAHIRLATIIEFIHTATLLHDDVVDESELRRGRDTANQLFGNAASVLVGDFLHTRAFQMMVELGNMQVMQLLSDATNLIAEGEVMQLMNCNDPSTTEDNYLQVIYCKTAKLFEAATHCAAILANQPQHVELALRDYGKYLGTAFQLIDDVMDYSSSSQTMGKNVGDDLAEGKPTLPLIHAMAQGTPEQSKRIAQAITERDGMEHLDEILDILTQTKALEYTVNRAEEEAQKAINALAVLPDSPYKTALQVLANLAVHREA encoded by the coding sequence ATGGATCAACAAGTTATCCGCACTCTCGCCGATGACGATATGCAAGCGGTAAATCAACTGATTTATCAGCGATTGCAATCGGATGTCGCTTTGGTTAATCAGCTCGCCTATTACATTATCAGTGGTGGCGGTAAACGTGTTCGTCCTTTACTGGCAGTCCTAGCAGCCAGAGCGATTAATTATCAGGGCGATGCGCACATCCGTCTGGCGACCATCATCGAATTTATTCATACCGCCACGCTGTTACATGATGATGTCGTTGATGAATCTGAATTGCGCCGTGGCCGTGATACGGCCAATCAATTATTTGGTAATGCAGCCAGTGTACTGGTCGGTGACTTCTTACATACCCGCGCCTTTCAGATGATGGTTGAGCTTGGCAATATGCAGGTGATGCAGTTGCTCTCAGATGCAACCAATCTGATTGCAGAAGGTGAAGTCATGCAGTTAATGAACTGTAATGACCCATCTACCACCGAAGATAATTATCTGCAGGTTATTTACTGTAAAACAGCCAAGCTGTTTGAAGCTGCGACTCATTGCGCTGCAATACTGGCTAATCAGCCTCAGCATGTAGAACTGGCATTACGTGATTATGGTAAATATCTGGGCACTGCATTTCAGTTAATTGATGATGTGATGGACTACTCTTCCAGTAGCCAGACCATGGGGAAAAATGTAGGTGATGATCTTGCAGAAGGTAAACCAACATTGCCGCTGATCCATGCAATGGCGCAAGGAACACCAGAACAGAGTAAACGGATAGCGCAAGCCATTACAGAGCGTGACGGCATGGAGCATCTGGATGAAATTCTGGATATTCTGACGCAAACTAAAGCGCTCGAATACACGGTCAACCGCGCGGAAGAAGAAGCACAGAAAGCCATTAATGCTCTGGCTGTTTTACCTGACTCCCCTTACAAAACAGCGTTACAAGTATTAGCTAACTTAGCCGTTCATCGCGAAGCTTAA
- the rpmA gene encoding 50S ribosomal protein L27, with the protein MAHKKAGGSSRNGRDSESKRLGVKRFGGESVLAGSIIVRQRGTKFHAGVNVGCGKDHTLFATATGTIKFEIKGPNNRKYVSIVAE; encoded by the coding sequence ATGGCACATAAGAAAGCTGGCGGTTCCTCGCGCAACGGCCGTGACTCTGAAAGCAAACGCCTGGGTGTTAAACGTTTCGGTGGTGAAAGCGTACTGGCAGGTAGCATCATCGTTCGTCAACGTGGCACCAAGTTCCATGCTGGTGTGAACGTGGGTTGTGGTAAAGACCACACTCTGTTCGCAACTGCAACTGGTACTATCAAGTTTGAAATTAAAGGTCCTAACAACCGTAAATATGTCAGCATCGTAGCTGAATAA
- the hfq gene encoding RNA chaperone Hfq, protein MAKGQSLQDPFLNALRRERVPVSIYLVNGIKLQGQVESFDQFVILLKNTVSQMVYKHAISTVVPARPVAHHTPTAGEGDSQSEE, encoded by the coding sequence ATGGCTAAGGGGCAATCCTTACAAGACCCATTTTTGAACGCATTACGTCGTGAACGCGTTCCTGTGTCTATCTATCTGGTTAATGGCATTAAACTGCAGGGACAAGTGGAATCGTTCGATCAGTTTGTGATCCTTTTGAAAAATACTGTCAGCCAGATGGTTTATAAGCACGCTATCTCTACCGTGGTTCCTGCTCGTCCGGTAGCACATCATACGCCAACTGCTGGTGAAGGCGATTCTCAGTCTGAAGAGTAG
- the rplU gene encoding 50S ribosomal protein L21, producing MYAVILSGGKQHRVAEGQVLRLEKLEAATGAAVEFDKVLMVTNGDDVKVGAPYVAGGKVVAEVVAHGRGDKVHIVKFRRRKHHRKQAGHRQWFTEVKITAINA from the coding sequence ATGTACGCGGTTATCCTAAGTGGTGGAAAACAGCATCGTGTAGCTGAAGGTCAGGTTTTGCGCCTGGAAAAACTGGAAGCTGCAACTGGTGCGGCCGTTGAATTTGATAAAGTGTTGATGGTTACTAATGGCGACGACGTTAAAGTTGGCGCACCTTATGTAGCTGGCGGCAAAGTTGTTGCTGAAGTTGTTGCGCACGGTCGCGGTGATAAAGTTCACATCGTGAAATTCCGTCGTCGTAAGCATCATCGTAAACAAGCTGGCCATCGTCAGTGGTTCACTGAAGTGAAAATCACTGCTATCAACGCGTAA
- the hflK gene encoding FtsH protease activity modulator HflK, with translation MAWNEPGNNNDKDRDPWKNTGKSQIPPDLEKLLKNVWGKLSGSFGGQSPDSSSSSTGLIIFALLAVVIWIGSGFYTIEEAERGVVLRFGKYHETVDPGLRWKWTFIDKVIPVDVESVKSMPSSGFMLTEDENVVRVEMDVQYRVVDPRAYLFSVTNADNSLREATDSALRYVVGHTSMDELLTRGREKVRQGTWQALEGIINPYHMGIAIADVNFLPARPPEEVKDAFDDAISAQEDEQRFIREAEAYARETEPKARGQVKRLEEESLGYKEQVVLKASGEVARFNELLPQYIAAPQLTRERLYLDTMEELYQNTNKVLIDVPKGNNNVIYLPLDKMSTNQTNSKKDSAPQPLPATTDTTVNNPSSTGATESDAGADSVDSAPIRDSSRTSGRY, from the coding sequence ATGGCCTGGAATGAGCCTGGAAACAATAATGACAAAGATCGAGACCCCTGGAAAAATACAGGAAAAAGTCAGATCCCACCTGATTTGGAAAAATTACTGAAAAATGTATGGGGCAAGTTATCAGGATCTTTCGGTGGTCAAAGCCCGGATAGCTCAAGCAGTAGCACCGGTCTCATCATTTTTGCCTTATTAGCTGTCGTCATCTGGATCGGTAGTGGTTTTTATACCATCGAAGAAGCTGAGCGTGGTGTGGTGTTACGCTTTGGCAAATACCATGAAACCGTCGACCCTGGTTTACGTTGGAAATGGACTTTTATTGATAAAGTGATCCCGGTTGATGTGGAATCTGTGAAATCGATGCCTTCCTCGGGTTTTATGCTGACCGAAGATGAAAACGTAGTTCGGGTTGAAATGGATGTTCAATACCGAGTAGTAGATCCGCGGGCTTATTTGTTCAGTGTGACGAATGCGGACAATAGTTTGCGTGAAGCAACCGACAGTGCGCTGCGTTATGTTGTTGGCCATACCAGTATGGACGAGTTATTAACACGTGGTCGCGAAAAGGTGCGTCAAGGAACTTGGCAGGCTCTTGAGGGTATCATTAACCCTTACCATATGGGGATTGCTATCGCCGACGTAAACTTCTTGCCTGCTCGTCCGCCGGAAGAAGTAAAAGATGCGTTTGACGATGCTATTTCCGCACAAGAAGATGAACAACGTTTTATCCGTGAAGCGGAAGCTTATGCACGTGAAACAGAGCCTAAAGCGCGAGGTCAGGTCAAACGACTGGAAGAAGAGTCATTAGGCTATAAAGAGCAAGTGGTATTAAAAGCCAGTGGTGAAGTTGCCCGTTTTAATGAATTATTACCGCAATATATTGCCGCACCTCAACTGACACGTGAACGTTTGTATCTGGATACCATGGAAGAGTTGTATCAGAACACCAATAAAGTGTTGATTGATGTTCCTAAAGGCAACAATAACGTCATTTATCTTCCTTTAGATAAAATGAGTACTAATCAGACTAACAGCAAAAAAGATAGTGCACCGCAACCTCTGCCTGCAACGACCGATACAACGGTAAATAATCCATCGTCAACAGGAGCAACAGAAAGTGATGCGGGTGCTGACAGCGTGGATAGTGCACCAATTCGCGACAGCAGCCGTACGAGCGGGAGATACTAA
- the miaA gene encoding tRNA (adenosine(37)-N6)-dimethylallyltransferase MiaA yields the protein MGPTASGKTALAIELAKRLPCDIISVDSALVYRGMDIGTAKPTAAEQAQAPHRLLDLIDPTEAYSAADFRRDALREIESIVAQGRIPLLVGGTMLYYKALLEGLSPLPAADPLIRQAIESEAEQIGWDALHAQLQQIDPVSATRIHPNDPQRLSRALEVYRISGKTLTELTQTKGEQLPYRTLQFAIAPTDRELLRQRIAERYQLMLSQGFEQEVRALYQRGDLNADLPSIRCVGYRQMWEYLEGKMSYDEMVYRGIVATCQLAKRQMTWLRGWENVTWLETGAVNNADIVCQSITSA from the coding sequence ATGGGGCCAACCGCATCGGGTAAAACCGCACTGGCGATTGAATTAGCAAAACGTTTGCCATGTGACATCATCAGCGTTGATTCGGCATTAGTCTATCGGGGCATGGATATTGGTACGGCTAAACCCACCGCAGCTGAGCAAGCACAAGCGCCGCACCGTTTATTAGATCTTATTGATCCGACAGAAGCCTATTCCGCTGCTGATTTTCGCCGTGATGCATTACGTGAAATAGAGTCGATCGTAGCACAGGGGCGTATTCCATTGCTGGTCGGCGGAACCATGCTGTATTACAAAGCGTTGCTGGAAGGGCTGTCACCATTGCCTGCGGCTGATCCGCTTATTCGCCAAGCAATTGAAAGCGAAGCAGAACAAATCGGCTGGGATGCCTTGCATGCACAGTTGCAGCAGATTGATCCCGTCTCTGCGACGCGTATTCATCCGAATGATCCACAGCGACTGTCCCGAGCGCTTGAGGTGTATCGTATCAGTGGCAAAACGTTAACCGAATTGACGCAGACCAAAGGCGAGCAACTGCCTTACCGGACATTACAATTTGCTATTGCGCCGACGGACCGTGAGTTGTTACGGCAACGTATCGCTGAACGTTATCAATTAATGTTGTCGCAAGGTTTTGAGCAAGAAGTCCGAGCGCTCTACCAGCGCGGAGATCTGAATGCCGATTTACCTTCTATTCGTTGTGTCGGATACCGGCAGATGTGGGAATATCTGGAAGGGAAGATGAGTTACGATGAAATGGTCTACCGCGGTATTGTTGCTACCTGTCAGTTGGCCAAGCGACAAATGACTTGGTTAAGAGGTTGGGAAAACGTGACGTGGCTTGAAACTGGTGCAGTCAATAACGCAGATATTGTTTGTCAGAGCATCACAAGCGCATGA
- the cgtA gene encoding Obg family GTPase CgtA → MKFVDEVLVRVEAGDGGNGCVSFRREKYVPNGGPDGGDGGDGGDVYLLADNNLNTLIDYRFERFHMAERGENGRGANCTGARGKDLVLTVPVGTRATDEDTGEVLGDLTKHGDRMLIAKGGFHGLGNTRFKSSVNRAPRQKTMGTKGEQRNLKMELLLLANVGMLGLPNAGKSTFIRAVSAARPKVADYPFTTLVPNLGVVRVGTQRSFVVADIPGLIEGAAEGAGLGIRFLKHLERCRVLLHLVDVCPVDESDPAENAKVIIHELEKYSPKLASKPRWLVFNKMDLMLEEEAEEVIKRVMEALEWEGEVFRISAINKEGTAPICYKIAEYLESLPKEELAQSAAPETVEFMWDDYHKEQLAKVANVETDDFDDDDWDEDDDDGVEIIYTRE, encoded by the coding sequence ATGAAATTTGTTGATGAAGTCCTGGTCCGGGTTGAAGCCGGTGACGGTGGTAATGGTTGCGTTAGCTTCCGTCGTGAAAAATATGTACCTAATGGTGGTCCGGATGGTGGTGACGGTGGCGACGGCGGTGATGTTTACCTGCTGGCCGACAATAACCTGAACACACTGATTGACTATCGTTTTGAGCGTTTCCATATGGCTGAGCGTGGCGAAAATGGTCGCGGTGCAAACTGTACTGGTGCGCGCGGTAAAGATCTGGTGTTGACAGTACCTGTGGGTACGCGTGCCACCGATGAAGATACTGGCGAAGTGCTGGGTGATCTGACTAAACATGGTGATCGCATGCTGATTGCCAAAGGAGGATTCCATGGTTTGGGTAATACCCGCTTCAAAAGCTCAGTAAACCGTGCTCCACGTCAGAAAACGATGGGAACGAAAGGCGAACAGCGCAACCTGAAAATGGAACTGTTGTTACTGGCAAATGTGGGGATGTTGGGTTTACCTAATGCAGGTAAATCAACTTTCATCCGTGCTGTCTCTGCTGCACGCCCTAAAGTTGCTGATTATCCATTTACCACTTTGGTTCCAAACCTGGGTGTGGTTCGTGTTGGTACCCAGCGTTCTTTCGTGGTCGCTGATATTCCTGGTCTTATTGAAGGTGCTGCCGAAGGCGCTGGCTTAGGTATTCGTTTCCTGAAACATCTGGAACGTTGCCGTGTGTTGTTGCACTTGGTTGATGTTTGCCCGGTTGATGAGTCTGATCCGGCTGAAAATGCCAAGGTTATTATTCATGAACTGGAAAAATACAGCCCGAAACTGGCATCCAAACCACGCTGGTTGGTATTTAACAAAATGGATCTGATGCTGGAAGAAGAAGCAGAAGAAGTCATTAAGCGTGTAATGGAAGCGCTGGAATGGGAAGGTGAAGTATTCCGTATTTCAGCTATTAACAAAGAAGGCACTGCTCCTATTTGTTATAAAATTGCCGAATATCTGGAGTCATTGCCGAAAGAAGAGTTGGCACAATCTGCTGCACCAGAAACTGTCGAATTCATGTGGGATGATTACCACAAAGAACAACTGGCTAAGGTTGCTAACGTTGAAACCGACGATTTCGATGATGACGATTGGGACGAAGATGACGACGATGGCGTTGAAATCATCTATACCCGTGAATAA
- the mutL gene encoding DNA mismatch repair endonuclease MutL — translation MPIQILPAILANQIAAGEVVERPASVIKELVENSLDAGANRIDVELEKGGIQLIRIRDNGGGIPSAELGLALARHATSKVATLDDLEHIASLGFRGEALASISSVSRLTLTSRTAEQNEAWQAYAEGREMDVTIKPAAHPIGTTVEVLDLFFNTPARRRFLRSEKTEFGHIDELLRRLALSRFDVAINLKHNGKLLRQYRPAQSELLQEQRVAQACGNEFMQAALRVDSEHLGLRLYGWLAPQPLTNIGEVQYCYVNGRMMRDKLLNHAIRQAYTEYSGASFQPSYVLYLQLDPRQVDVNVHPSKHEVRFHEARQVHDFIVQVIGQALQTAYSAEATEHAFSGIEESAPDYPVTPLKPSVTSQHQYTAPTGGYTSPSGSQLRSYSALLHAELPAAISAPNIEYEASNTTDWLVLRVFRERYLLSAQGETLVLADLRAIQHQQWLTQFSGLLNEGLTSQPLLIPQRLQTIQSADWLNEYEYASWLQKLGLRLTSSKSQQLIIQAVPAILRQTDLVSTVPALLQLLDGYPPVVSQADWHSFISSWLTLPGLIPLHYSTASAQSLWQWMQNHIADWQMNTHLVQHVDITNILEVFSRD, via the coding sequence CATCTGTTATCAAAGAGCTGGTGGAAAACAGTCTGGATGCAGGCGCCAACCGGATTGATGTTGAGTTGGAAAAAGGTGGCATCCAGCTCATTCGTATCCGTGATAACGGCGGTGGCATTCCAAGTGCTGAGCTGGGGTTAGCTCTGGCTCGGCATGCGACCTCAAAAGTGGCAACACTCGATGATCTTGAACATATCGCCAGCCTTGGGTTTCGTGGCGAGGCTTTAGCTTCGATAAGCTCGGTTTCCCGTTTAACGCTGACATCCCGTACCGCAGAACAAAATGAAGCCTGGCAAGCTTATGCAGAAGGCCGAGAGATGGATGTCACCATTAAACCGGCGGCACACCCTATCGGTACTACCGTTGAAGTCCTCGATTTGTTTTTCAATACCCCTGCGCGCCGACGTTTCTTGCGTAGCGAAAAAACAGAGTTTGGACATATTGATGAATTGCTACGGCGTTTAGCGCTGAGTCGTTTTGATGTTGCGATCAACTTAAAACACAACGGTAAATTACTGCGGCAATATCGCCCGGCGCAAAGCGAGTTATTACAAGAGCAACGCGTTGCACAAGCTTGTGGTAATGAGTTTATGCAAGCAGCTTTGCGTGTTGACAGTGAACATCTTGGCTTACGTCTGTATGGTTGGCTAGCGCCACAGCCACTCACGAATATTGGTGAAGTTCAATACTGTTATGTGAATGGCCGCATGATGCGAGATAAGCTGCTGAATCATGCTATTCGGCAAGCTTATACTGAATACAGTGGCGCATCATTTCAGCCATCCTATGTGCTTTATCTGCAGTTAGATCCGCGTCAGGTTGATGTGAATGTACATCCATCAAAGCATGAAGTTCGTTTTCATGAAGCCCGGCAGGTTCATGACTTTATTGTGCAGGTTATTGGCCAGGCATTACAGACGGCTTATAGTGCTGAAGCTACTGAGCATGCTTTTTCTGGCATAGAAGAATCCGCACCCGACTATCCGGTAACGCCTTTAAAACCCAGTGTAACCAGCCAGCATCAATATACTGCGCCGACTGGCGGTTATACCTCGCCATCGGGTTCGCAGCTACGTTCGTACAGTGCGTTGTTGCATGCTGAATTACCTGCTGCTATTTCTGCTCCAAATATTGAATATGAAGCTAGTAATACAACTGATTGGCTGGTATTACGCGTATTCCGCGAGCGTTATTTATTATCAGCACAAGGTGAAACCTTAGTACTGGCTGATCTGCGTGCTATCCAGCATCAGCAATGGTTAACTCAGTTTAGTGGCTTATTGAATGAAGGTTTAACTTCGCAGCCTTTACTGATCCCGCAACGGTTACAGACCATTCAATCTGCAGATTGGCTGAACGAATATGAATATGCTTCCTGGTTGCAAAAACTTGGCCTGCGTCTGACTTCATCGAAGAGTCAGCAACTGATTATTCAGGCTGTGCCAGCAATACTGAGACAAACAGATCTGGTTTCTACGGTGCCAGCGTTATTGCAATTATTAGATGGTTATCCACCTGTGGTTTCGCAAGCAGACTGGCATTCGTTTATTTCCAGCTGGCTAACATTACCGGGCCTTATTCCACTGCATTATTCAACGGCGTCAGCACAGTCATTGTGGCAGTGGATGCAAAACCATATCGCGGACTGGCAAATGAATACTCATCTTGTGCAGCACGTTGATATTACAAATATTTTAGAGGTTTTTTCTCGTGACTGA
- the hflC gene encoding protease modulator HflC — protein sequence MKNYILIGLAAAGLLISSSIFVIDESQRGIVVQFGKVIREGDSDIPKVYEPGLHWKWPFIDDVRKLDARIQTLDGQADRFVTSEKKDLIIDSYVKWRIEDFAKFYLATGGGSRAQAESLLKRKINNGLRSEIGSRTIKDIVSGERTEVMEDALRQMARSSELGIKVVDVRIKQINLPLEVSNSIYQRMRAERNSVAREHRSQGREKAEMLRANIDRRVTVMIAEAQRKSRQVKGEGDAAAARIYAETYKQNPELFSFLRSLDAYKNSFKNGKDYMVLSTDNEFFKYLKSPQQPATK from the coding sequence ATGAAAAATTATATTCTTATTGGGCTGGCTGCGGCAGGGCTGTTGATTTCATCATCTATCTTTGTCATTGATGAAAGCCAACGCGGTATTGTTGTTCAGTTTGGTAAAGTGATCCGCGAAGGTGACAGCGATATTCCGAAGGTTTATGAACCGGGGCTGCATTGGAAATGGCCATTTATTGATGATGTACGCAAATTAGATGCCCGCATTCAGACCTTAGATGGTCAAGCTGATCGTTTTGTTACCTCTGAGAAAAAAGACTTAATTATTGATTCTTACGTTAAATGGCGTATCGAGGATTTTGCTAAGTTTTATCTGGCTACCGGTGGTGGTAGTCGCGCACAGGCTGAGTCGTTGTTGAAACGGAAAATCAATAATGGTCTGCGTTCTGAAATTGGTAGCCGTACTATTAAAGACATCGTTTCCGGTGAACGTACCGAAGTGATGGAAGACGCGTTACGTCAGATGGCTCGCTCTTCTGAGCTGGGTATTAAGGTTGTTGATGTTCGAATAAAACAAATCAATTTACCGTTAGAAGTATCTAACTCGATTTATCAGCGTATGCGTGCTGAACGTAATTCAGTAGCTCGTGAACATCGTTCTCAAGGTCGTGAAAAAGCGGAAATGTTACGGGCGAATATCGACCGTCGGGTTACGGTTATGATTGCAGAAGCTCAGCGTAAATCTCGCCAAGTAAAAGGTGAGGGGGATGCCGCTGCTGCTCGTATTTATGCGGAAACTTATAAGCAAAATCCAGAGCTGTTTTCCTTCTTACGCAGTTTGGATGCGTATAAAAACAGCTTCAAGAACGGAAAAGATTATATGGTGCTGAGTACAGATAATGAGTTCTTTAAATATCTGAAAAGCCCGCAGCAGCCGGCGACAAAATAA
- a CDS encoding adenylosuccinate synthase produces MGQSVVILGTQWGDEGKGKIVDLLTDKAQFVVRYQGGHNAGHTLVIDGKKTVLHLIPSGILRDNCKCIIGNGVVLAPDALLKEMNELEASGYPVRERLYLSEACPLILPYHVALDKARELARGNKAIGTTGRGIGPAYEDKVARRGLRVGDLFNMDTFAEKLKEVMTYHNFQLTQFYGVEAVSYDDVLTAVKEYASLLISMVVDVTEMLDQARKRGDKIMFEGAQGTLLDIDHGTYPYVTSSNTTAGGVATGSGFGPRFVDYVLGIAKAYTTRVGGGPFPTELFDDIGERLCAKGHEYGATTGRKRRCGWFDAVAMKRAIQVNSISGFCLTKLDVLDGLNEVKICIGYKGADGTVRDVPPMAADDYELVTPVYETMPGWTENTFGAKSIAELPQAAINYIKRIEAITGTPVDIISTGPDRDETMILRHPFAD; encoded by the coding sequence ATGGGTCAAAGCGTCGTTATCTTGGGCACCCAATGGGGTGACGAAGGAAAGGGTAAAATTGTCGATCTGTTGACTGACAAAGCCCAATTCGTAGTGCGTTATCAGGGAGGACACAACGCCGGTCATACCCTGGTTATCGATGGTAAAAAAACTGTTCTGCACCTGATTCCGTCTGGTATTTTGCGCGACAACTGCAAATGTATCATCGGTAATGGTGTTGTTCTTGCTCCAGATGCTCTGTTAAAAGAGATGAACGAGCTTGAAGCTAGCGGTTATCCTGTTCGTGAACGCCTTTATTTAAGTGAAGCCTGTCCACTCATCCTGCCTTATCACGTTGCGTTAGACAAAGCGCGTGAACTGGCGCGTGGCAATAAAGCAATTGGTACTACCGGACGTGGTATCGGTCCAGCCTACGAAGATAAAGTGGCTCGCCGTGGTCTGCGTGTTGGCGATCTGTTCAACATGGATACATTTGCTGAAAAACTGAAAGAAGTGATGACGTATCACAACTTCCAGCTGACGCAATTCTATGGTGTTGAAGCCGTATCTTATGATGATGTTCTGACGGCAGTAAAAGAATATGCATCATTGCTGATCTCCATGGTCGTGGATGTAACTGAAATGCTGGATCAGGCACGTAAACGTGGCGACAAGATCATGTTCGAAGGCGCACAAGGTACGCTGCTGGACATCGATCATGGTACCTACCCATACGTGACTTCATCCAACACTACAGCAGGTGGTGTTGCAACTGGTTCTGGTTTCGGTCCACGTTTCGTTGATTATGTTCTGGGTATTGCTAAAGCTTACACGACTCGTGTTGGCGGTGGTCCATTCCCGACAGAACTGTTTGATGATATCGGTGAACGCTTGTGCGCTAAAGGTCATGAATACGGTGCGACTACTGGTCGTAAACGTCGTTGTGGCTGGTTTGATGCTGTTGCGATGAAACGTGCTATTCAAGTCAATTCTATTTCCGGTTTCTGCCTGACAAAACTGGATGTATTAGATGGTTTGAACGAAGTTAAAATTTGCATCGGTTACAAAGGCGCAGATGGTACAGTACGCGATGTTCCACCAATGGCAGCAGATGATTATGAACTGGTAACACCGGTTTATGAAACTATGCCTGGCTGGACCGAAAACACTTTCGGTGCGAAGAGCATTGCAGAATTGCCGCAAGCTGCTATTAACTACATCAAACGCATTGAAGCGATCACAGGTACTCCGGTTGATATTATTTCTACCGGTCCAGATCGTGATGAAACGATGATTTTACGTCATCCGTTTGCTGATTAA
- the hflX gene encoding ribosome rescue GTPase HflX, whose translation MFERYQGGEQAILVHVDFKDEAAREDLRELEMLATSAGATILGTVTTRRDSPQAKFFIGTGKADEIAQEVRRLEADLVIFNHALTPAQERNLERILECRVLDRTTLILDIFAQRARTHEGKLQVELAQLRHISSRLVRGWTHLERQKGGIGMRGPGETQLETDRRLIREKISNILGRLDKVEKQREQGRRARVRNAIPVVSLVGYTNAGKSTLFNRMTQSKVYAADQLFATLDPTLRRIELAKLGPVVLADTVGFIRHLPHDLVAAFKATLQETREADLQLHVIDCADERVQDNIAQVDEVLHEIEADEVPQLLVYNKVDCLPEGMPRIERDDTGKPVAVWLSALTGEGTDLLLSVLDELLSVSVAEFQLKLPISAARLRSRLYELKAIQRENYGEDGDCLIQIRLSEVEWLRLVKQEGDNILNFIVKD comes from the coding sequence TTGTTTGAACGCTATCAAGGCGGAGAACAGGCTATTCTGGTGCACGTCGATTTTAAGGATGAAGCTGCCAGAGAAGATTTGCGTGAGTTGGAAATGTTGGCTACCTCTGCAGGGGCAACCATTTTAGGCACTGTTACTACCCGTCGCGACTCCCCACAAGCCAAGTTTTTTATCGGTACCGGTAAAGCAGATGAAATAGCACAAGAAGTTCGTCGTTTAGAGGCGGATCTGGTTATCTTCAATCATGCTTTAACTCCCGCGCAGGAACGAAACCTCGAGCGTATTCTCGAATGCCGTGTACTGGATCGTACGACACTCATCCTCGATATATTTGCTCAACGGGCGCGAACTCATGAAGGTAAACTCCAGGTTGAATTAGCTCAGTTGCGCCATATCTCAAGTCGCTTAGTTCGTGGTTGGACACACCTTGAACGCCAAAAAGGCGGGATCGGTATGCGTGGTCCGGGTGAAACCCAGCTGGAAACTGACCGTCGTCTGATCAGAGAAAAAATTTCCAATATTCTTGGTCGACTAGATAAAGTTGAAAAACAACGTGAACAGGGGCGCCGAGCGCGTGTCCGTAATGCGATTCCTGTCGTGTCATTGGTTGGTTATACCAATGCGGGTAAATCGACTCTGTTTAACCGTATGACACAGTCGAAGGTGTATGCGGCTGATCAGTTATTCGCCACCCTTGATCCCACATTGCGCCGAATTGAATTAGCCAAGTTGGGGCCAGTAGTATTAGCGGATACGGTTGGTTTTATCCGACATTTACCACACGATCTAGTTGCTGCATTTAAAGCCACACTGCAAGAAACTCGCGAGGCTGATTTACAGTTGCATGTGATCGATTGTGCTGATGAACGAGTACAAGATAATATCGCTCAGGTTGATGAAGTACTGCATGAAATTGAAGCAGATGAAGTGCCGCAGCTACTGGTTTATAACAAAGTTGATTGTCTTCCCGAAGGAATGCCTCGGATTGAGCGAGATGACACGGGCAAGCCAGTTGCGGTATGGTTATCGGCGCTAACCGGTGAAGGCACCGATTTACTCTTATCTGTCTTAGATGAACTATTAAGTGTGTCGGTTGCCGAATTTCAGCTTAAATTGCCAATATCTGCAGCACGTTTACGCAGCCGATTATATGAACTAAAAGCGATACAGCGGGAAAATTATGGTGAAGATGGCGATTGTCTAATTCAAATCCGTCTTTCCGAAGTGGAATGGTTACGTCTTGTTAAACAAGAAGGCGACAACATTCTTAATTTCATTGTTAAAGATTAA